In Bradyrhizobium sp. 170, the DNA window CAGCTCCATGATGCCGATGGCAATGGCGCCGCCGAGCCCTGCGACCGCGCCCGCCACGACGTTGCGGTGATCGTTGCGGGAGATCGCTTTCCGCAGCCCGCGCCGCCAATCCCGTTTCATCCGCGCCACCCAAAAGAAAAGGGGCGGCAGATCGCTCTGCCGCCCCTCGTCTTCGACAGGAAGATCTTACTTCAGGTTGGTCAGCGCGGTCAGGTCAGCTGAGAGCTTGACGATGCCGGCCGCGCCGCACCAGTTCGAACCGACGCCCGACGGATTGATCGGGGTGAGGAAGGTGCCCGACGATGCCGTTATGTTACCGCGAGCCGCGAAGTCGCTGGTGAAGGCGTTGCAATCACCCTTCGACAGGTTGGTGTCGGAATAACGGAAGTCCAGCGTGAACACCTTGTAGGTGAAGCCGATGCCGACGTTCCAGGTATTGTAGTCGGCGTAGTTGATGCCGTTGGGGAAGAGTGCCGTCCCGTAGAACGAGTCTGACGTACCCAGCCACTGACGGCCGAACTCACCCGACACATACATGCCGATGCCGCTGGCGCCGAACCAGGTGCTCGGCGCGATCGCCTTGCCGACGATCGAAGCATAGGTGCCTTCGGCGCCGCTATTGAGGAAGCTCGGCGTATAATAGACGTTACCGCCGAGCGAGAAGTTGTCGTTGAAGGTGTAGTTCACCTTGCCATAGACCTCGAAGAAGCTGAGGTCCTTCTTGATGACGTTGCCGTTGACCAGAGCGTTCTGCAGACATTCGGCGCTGAGCGGAACGCCTGCGAAATCGGTTGGAGGAACAACGGGGCCGTAGTGGCAGGTTCCGCCCGGATACATGTAGCCCCAGGCGCCGACGTCGAAAGC includes these proteins:
- a CDS encoding TorF family putative porin; amino-acid sequence: MKKVALLATALAMISGSALAADLRVKAVKAPPPPAFDPWDFAFGGGITNDYIFRGITQSNHKPSVNVYFEPRYNVTKDFQLYVGVGGASISFPNRAAAEVDAYGGARLTVGQFAFDVGAWGYMYPGGTCHYGPVVPPTDFAGVPLSAECLQNALVNGNVIKKDLSFFEVYGKVNYTFNDNFSLGGNVYYTPSFLNSGAEGTYASIVGKAIAPSTWFGASGIGMYVSGEFGRQWLGTSDSFYGTALFPNGINYADYNTWNVGIGFTYKVFTLDFRYSDTNLSKGDCNAFTSDFAARGNITASSGTFLTPINPSGVGSNWCGAAGIVKLSADLTALTNLK